From the Quadrisphaera sp. RL12-1S genome, one window contains:
- a CDS encoding acyltransferase family protein: MSTTQGAPVAAAPAAAGGGAALGGTRLAWVDLVKGVAICLVVLHHATQELEQLAPVPSVLLRLDEQLASFRMPLFFLASGLFAARTLTSSWDVVWRRRVLFFAWVYVLWSVVQHVASRVLPSATPGDDPTRVLDLFVGLVHPSTVLWFLYALAVFSIAVRLARRVPPGLHLLLAAVVAVLVGGRVVPVDDYAWRSMGAYYVFFVAGVQHRALVDRFAARTTWPRALAAAAVYAGCAYAVGELVPDKPPGVRLALSAVALVAGVSLAVVMAPTRPGGLLAALGRRTLPVYVAHFPVVLALVAPLVITGWRPGAPVAVVLLGVVVVIAVVVPLLVERAAQRSGAGWLYRPPARLSAARGLPRAAA, encoded by the coding sequence GTGAGCACCACCCAGGGCGCCCCCGTCGCCGCGGCACCAGCCGCGGCCGGCGGGGGCGCCGCCCTCGGCGGGACGCGCCTCGCGTGGGTCGACCTCGTCAAGGGCGTCGCCATCTGCCTGGTGGTCCTCCACCACGCCACCCAGGAGCTCGAGCAGCTGGCTCCCGTCCCCTCGGTGCTCCTGCGCCTCGACGAGCAGCTCGCGAGCTTCCGGATGCCGCTGTTCTTCCTCGCGTCAGGCCTCTTCGCCGCTCGCACGCTCACCTCCTCCTGGGACGTCGTGTGGCGGCGCCGCGTCCTGTTCTTCGCCTGGGTCTACGTGCTCTGGTCCGTGGTGCAGCACGTCGCGTCGCGCGTCCTGCCCAGCGCCACCCCGGGCGACGACCCGACGCGCGTCCTGGACCTGTTCGTCGGGCTGGTCCACCCCAGCACCGTGCTGTGGTTCCTCTACGCGCTGGCGGTCTTCAGCATCGCCGTCCGCCTGGCCCGCCGCGTCCCGCCCGGGCTGCACCTCCTGCTCGCAGCGGTCGTCGCGGTGCTGGTCGGCGGCAGGGTCGTCCCCGTCGACGACTACGCCTGGCGGTCCATGGGGGCCTACTACGTCTTCTTCGTGGCCGGCGTCCAGCACCGCGCGCTGGTGGACCGCTTCGCCGCCCGGACCACGTGGCCGCGGGCGCTGGCCGCCGCCGCTGTGTACGCGGGGTGCGCCTACGCCGTGGGGGAGCTGGTTCCCGACAAGCCGCCGGGCGTGCGGCTGGCCCTCAGCGCCGTGGCGCTGGTGGCCGGGGTGTCGCTGGCGGTGGTGATGGCGCCGACCCGTCCGGGTGGGCTCCTGGCGGCGCTCGGTCGGCGCACCCTGCCCGTCTACGTCGCGCACTTCCCCGTGGTCCTGGCCCTGGTGGCCCCCCTGGTCATCACGGGGTGGCGGCCCGGCGCACCGGTGGCCGTCGTCCTGCTCGGCGTCGTCGTCGTCATCGCGGTGGTGGTGCCGCTCCTGGTCGAGCGCGCGGCGCAGCGGAGCGGCGCGGGCTGGCTGTACCGCCCGCCCGCCCGCCTGTCGGCGGCGCGCGGGCTGCCCCGCGCGGCCGCCTGA
- a CDS encoding glycosyltransferase family 4 protein, with protein sequence MSRGAAPRVLVVHPSAELYGSDRMVLESVRGAVEAGFDVVVALGEDGPLADRVRAAGARAEVLPVPVLRKSSLTPRGLLRLAASAVRAVLPQARLLRRERPSVLYVSTLTTPTWPLVGRLLGARVVAHVHEAEGRAPAAVRWAMAAPLLACRTVLVNSSYARQTLVEAQPRLAGRSQVVLNGVEGPPGGPVVRGPRAPGEPLRLLYVGRLSERKGVFVALDALELLLARGASVRLDLVGSTFGEHADVARHLERRLADEALRGAVTVHSFTDDVWSHLAACDALLVPSVLPEPFGNTAVEGLLAGRPVVASDLGGLPEAVQGASGARLVTPGDAEALAAAVQSLAEELPVLSERAAGGAAAAAARYAPGRYRAEVAAALTRAAG encoded by the coding sequence GTGTCACGAGGTGCCGCGCCCCGCGTGCTGGTGGTGCACCCCAGCGCCGAGCTCTACGGGTCCGACAGGATGGTGCTGGAGTCCGTGCGCGGGGCCGTCGAGGCGGGCTTCGACGTGGTGGTCGCCCTGGGGGAGGACGGCCCCCTCGCGGACCGGGTGCGGGCTGCGGGGGCGCGGGCCGAGGTGCTGCCCGTGCCGGTGCTGCGCAAGTCCTCGCTGACCCCGCGCGGCCTCCTGCGCCTGGCGGCGTCCGCGGTCCGGGCGGTGCTGCCCCAGGCCCGCCTCCTGAGGCGCGAGCGCCCGTCGGTGCTCTACGTCAGCACGCTGACCACGCCCACGTGGCCGCTCGTCGGGCGCCTCCTCGGCGCCCGCGTGGTGGCGCACGTGCACGAGGCGGAGGGCCGGGCACCCGCCGCCGTCCGGTGGGCCATGGCCGCTCCACTCCTGGCGTGCCGCACGGTGCTGGTGAACAGCTCCTACGCGCGGCAGACGCTGGTGGAGGCCCAGCCGCGCCTCGCGGGACGCAGCCAGGTGGTCCTCAACGGCGTCGAAGGGCCCCCGGGCGGCCCGGTGGTCCGTGGGCCGCGCGCGCCGGGGGAGCCGCTGCGGCTGCTGTACGTGGGCCGGCTGTCCGAGCGCAAGGGCGTCTTCGTAGCGCTGGACGCGCTGGAGCTCCTGCTCGCCCGCGGCGCGTCGGTGCGCCTGGACCTCGTGGGCAGCACCTTCGGCGAGCACGCGGACGTCGCGCGGCACCTCGAGCGCCGTCTCGCCGACGAGGCCCTGCGGGGGGCCGTCACCGTGCACAGCTTCACCGACGACGTCTGGTCGCACCTGGCCGCCTGCGACGCGCTGCTCGTGCCGTCGGTGCTCCCCGAGCCCTTCGGCAACACCGCGGTCGAGGGCCTGCTGGCGGGCCGGCCGGTGGTGGCGAGCGACCTGGGTGGGCTCCCCGAGGCCGTGCAGGGCGCCAGCGGCGCCCGGCTGGTGACCCCCGGTGACGCCGAGGCGCTGGCCGCGGCGGTGCAGTCCCTGGCGGAAGAGCTGCCCGTCCTCTCGGAGCGAGCTGCAGGAGGCGCTGCCGCCGCTGCCGCCCGGTACGCCCCCGGCCGCTACCGGGCCGAGGTGGCCGCCGCGCTCACCCGCGCCGCCGGCTGA
- a CDS encoding DUF1972 domain-containing protein, which yields MVGTRGVPAHYGGFETCVEEVGARLAERGHDVVVYCRRASDDDAGERLPEHRGMRLVHLPAMRSRTLETLSHTGGSVAHLVRHPTDVAIVFNAANAPYLPVVRARGIPVATHVDGLEWKRAKWGPTGQRYYRQAEALAVRFSDALIADAVGIQDYYTERFGKETTLITYGAPHVEGDGDPARLAELGLEPGGYHLVVARFEPENHVDVVVEGYSASTARKPLVVVGSAPYSDAYTARVRSLADDRVQFLGGVWDQDLLDQLYAGAHTYLHGHSVGGTNPSLLRAIGARTAVSAFDVSFNREVLEDAGRYWSSASDVRAVVEASEDDAEGTRARAAASGERAALYDWDVVADGYEALCLRLAKRSVRVSAPARA from the coding sequence ATGGTCGGTACCCGCGGGGTGCCCGCCCACTACGGGGGCTTCGAGACCTGCGTGGAGGAGGTCGGGGCGCGTCTGGCCGAGCGCGGCCACGACGTGGTGGTGTACTGCCGCCGCGCCAGCGACGACGACGCGGGGGAGCGCCTCCCCGAGCACCGGGGCATGCGCCTGGTCCACCTGCCCGCCATGCGCTCCCGCACCCTGGAGACCCTGAGCCACACGGGCGGCTCCGTGGCCCACCTCGTGCGCCACCCCACCGACGTCGCCATCGTCTTCAACGCCGCCAACGCCCCCTACCTGCCGGTGGTCCGCGCCCGCGGCATCCCGGTCGCCACGCACGTGGACGGCCTGGAGTGGAAGCGCGCCAAGTGGGGCCCCACCGGCCAGCGGTACTACCGCCAGGCCGAGGCGCTCGCGGTGCGCTTCTCCGACGCGCTCATCGCTGACGCGGTGGGCATCCAGGACTACTACACCGAGCGCTTCGGCAAGGAGACCACGCTCATCACCTACGGCGCCCCGCACGTCGAGGGCGACGGGGACCCGGCCCGCCTGGCCGAGCTGGGGCTCGAGCCCGGTGGTTACCACCTCGTGGTGGCCCGCTTCGAGCCGGAGAACCACGTCGACGTGGTCGTCGAGGGCTACAGCGCCAGCACCGCGCGCAAGCCGCTGGTGGTGGTCGGCTCCGCGCCCTACTCCGACGCCTACACCGCTCGCGTGCGCTCCCTGGCCGACGACCGCGTGCAGTTCCTCGGCGGGGTGTGGGACCAGGACCTGCTGGACCAGCTCTACGCCGGTGCCCACACCTACCTCCACGGCCACTCGGTGGGGGGGACCAACCCGTCCCTGCTGCGCGCCATCGGAGCGCGCACGGCGGTCAGCGCGTTCGACGTCTCCTTCAACCGCGAGGTCCTCGAGGACGCCGGCCGGTACTGGAGCTCCGCCAGCGACGTGCGCGCCGTGGTGGAGGCCTCCGAGGACGATGCCGAGGGCACGCGAGCCCGTGCGGCGGCCTCCGGTGAGCGCGCAGCGCTGTACGACTGGGACGTCGTGGCGGACGGTTACGAGGCCCTCTGCCTGCGCCTGGCGAAGCGCTCCGTGCGCGTCTCCGCGCCCGCCCGGGCCTGA
- a CDS encoding PKD domain-containing protein, whose protein sequence is MSVKRLRRSATAVAAGALATALALPATAATALAADAAPAAAQLPATVSADSLPTVQVNGVVWNQLVVGNTVYVAGEFTSARPAGAPAGTSEVARTNLLAYDITTGSLISSWAPTVNGTAYGLAASADGKKVYVSGSFTQANGQTQYRLAAFDATSGALVSGFKPVFDARVRSIAVVGDTLYAGGIFTRVGSTPRIRLAALNATTGALVTGWNASADAEVLAMVVPSSTPELVIAGRFGTVNGTASRGSGALSLDTGASLPWAVQEQVYDYGPSSAVYSLSTDGTAVFATGYNFGDYGNFENSFAAEANGGALRWANSCLGDTYGSHPLNGVLYTAGHAHDCSTMGGLPDLAPRQYQWALAGTTAASGRTNPRNAYGWLEGTPQNTQLHWTPTFNAGSYTGQGQSTWDVTGNQTYIVYGGEFTNVNGKGQQGLARFAVRSSAPGKEGPQGGSDLTPSATATYPGQVRLAWRSAWDRDDKTLTYELLRGSATNPTVVATTTASTEWWDRPPLALADPSPLAGAQQYRVRVTDPSGNTVTGSPVSATVSTTAASAYPAAVKQDGATDYWRLGDRTGLVGTASIGEHDLKVDSSETRGTAGATADGNTAMTFTGVTEIPFTTRFGPSYKSVVPAATTYTLDGPQTYTTEAWINTTTTSGGKIIGFGNSNSGYSSNYDRQVYMTNDGRLVAGVYNGGINTAASTKTYNDGQWHHVVSTLGASGLSLYVDGVKVAVNSAATQAQPFNGYWRIGGDNLNYWPDQPTSAGFAGAIDDVAVYPTALTGAQVRAHYAATGRTAAVTPAPSDAYGKSVYGSDPQFFWRGDGVTGTTVADAGPNGVTGVEHGGVSAAPGVPGIGGNGFGLNGTDAYLVEAQGHDRPQQYSAELWFSSTSTRGGKLIGTGNANNDYSWSNDRNVTLQDDGRLSVNVWTGQENRYTTTAAYNDGTWHHVVLTQGSAGIRLYVDGAVVISNAQTGNEAGYGYWRVGGDTTWAGTSTSRHVAATIDQVAVYDRPLSADEVTAHFAAAGGNVPPTAVFTPTTNGLALGVDASASTDTDGIASYRWTFGDGATATGATAQHTYAKAGTYAVALTTTDTKGATTTAQQSVTVRSTSDAPADAYGAAVYAAGPDAYYRLDAAAGATSAADSSGLGNTGVLHGGVRTGAPGVSSTVGAGTGATLDGQVGTTIVDPQRLDGPTTYSLEMWFSTTSTRGGKLIGFGDGDGTGYSGNYDRHVIMNTDGTLHFGVWTGQENRVDTSAAYNDGKWHHVVATQGPAGMVLYVDGTSVGTNGQTRAQAYSGYWRVGGDSSWGPTQNGFLDGSVDEVAIYSTVLPASAVADHFAKGAAPANQAPTAAFTAAATGLSAAFDASASKDADGSVASYAWDFGDGAKGTGATATHAYATAGTYTATLVVTDDKGATGTATRQVVVSAPAPANQAPTAAFSVTAADLSASFDASASADADGTVASYAWDFGDGTTGTGRTASHTYATAGTRTATLVVTDDKGATATVSHPVSVTAPAPANQAPTASFTATAKDLSVALDASASADSDGAVASYAWDFGDQTTGTGRTASHTYAAAGTYQVKLTVTDDKGAAGSLTQEVVVTAPVAANKPPTASFTSSATGLAASLDASASSDPDGAVASYAWDFGDQTSGTGRTASHTYKAAGTYAVVLTVTDDKGATASLTRSVVVAPATPPTAALAADSFSRTVSSGWGSADTGGAWTAPSGSSSVDGSAGRLVMGKPGVTTGASLAGVSSSDTDLLAVVSLDKAATGGGTYVSLVGRRTTAGDYRAKVKVGADGAVTLSLTRTSGSTETSLRAVVLNGVTIGAGQKLAVRVQVVGTGTTSLSAKAWAAGSAEPTSWAVSATDTTAELQGAGSIGVIGYLSGSATNAPVSLLVDELSATTTGRQAV, encoded by the coding sequence ATGTCTGTGAAGAGGTTGCGCCGCAGTGCGACGGCCGTCGCCGCCGGAGCGCTGGCGACCGCGCTGGCCCTGCCGGCCACCGCCGCCACGGCGCTCGCGGCCGACGCCGCCCCAGCAGCGGCCCAGCTGCCGGCCACGGTCAGCGCTGACTCCCTGCCCACGGTGCAGGTGAACGGCGTCGTGTGGAACCAGCTGGTGGTGGGCAACACCGTCTACGTCGCCGGGGAGTTCACCTCGGCGCGTCCCGCCGGTGCGCCCGCGGGCACGTCCGAGGTGGCGCGCACCAACCTGCTCGCCTACGACATCACCACGGGCAGCCTCATCTCCAGCTGGGCGCCCACGGTGAACGGCACCGCCTACGGCCTCGCCGCCTCTGCCGACGGCAAGAAGGTCTACGTGTCCGGCAGCTTCACCCAGGCCAACGGCCAGACCCAGTACCGCCTGGCCGCGTTCGACGCCACCAGCGGCGCCCTGGTCAGCGGCTTCAAGCCGGTCTTCGACGCCCGGGTGCGCTCCATCGCCGTCGTCGGCGACACCCTGTACGCCGGTGGCATCTTCACGCGGGTCGGCAGCACCCCCCGCATCCGGCTGGCCGCGCTGAACGCCACGACCGGCGCCCTCGTCACCGGCTGGAACGCGAGCGCCGACGCCGAGGTCCTGGCCATGGTGGTGCCGTCCTCGACGCCCGAGCTGGTCATCGCGGGCCGCTTCGGCACCGTCAACGGCACGGCCTCCCGCGGCTCGGGCGCCCTCAGCCTCGACACGGGGGCCTCGCTGCCCTGGGCCGTGCAGGAGCAGGTCTACGACTACGGGCCGTCCTCGGCCGTCTACAGCCTCTCCACCGACGGCACCGCCGTGTTCGCGACGGGCTACAACTTCGGTGACTACGGCAACTTCGAGAACAGCTTCGCGGCCGAGGCCAACGGCGGCGCGCTGCGCTGGGCCAACTCCTGCCTCGGCGACACCTACGGCAGTCACCCCCTGAACGGCGTCCTCTACACCGCTGGCCACGCCCACGACTGCTCCACCATGGGCGGCCTCCCCGACCTCGCGCCCCGGCAGTACCAGTGGGCCCTCGCCGGCACCACCGCTGCCTCGGGCAGGACCAACCCGCGCAACGCCTACGGCTGGCTCGAGGGCACTCCGCAGAACACCCAGCTGCACTGGACGCCCACCTTCAACGCAGGCTCGTACACGGGCCAGGGGCAGTCGACCTGGGACGTCACCGGCAACCAGACCTACATCGTCTACGGCGGTGAGTTCACCAACGTCAACGGCAAGGGCCAGCAGGGCCTGGCGCGCTTCGCCGTGCGCTCGTCCGCCCCCGGCAAGGAGGGGCCGCAGGGCGGCAGCGACCTGACGCCGTCGGCGACCGCCACCTACCCGGGCCAGGTGCGCCTGGCGTGGCGCTCGGCGTGGGACCGCGACGACAAGACCCTCACCTACGAGCTGCTGCGCGGCTCGGCCACCAACCCGACCGTGGTCGCCACCACCACCGCCAGCACCGAGTGGTGGGACAGGCCGCCGCTGGCGCTCGCCGACCCCTCGCCGCTGGCCGGTGCGCAGCAGTACCGCGTGCGCGTCACCGACCCGAGCGGGAACACCGTCACGGGCAGCCCGGTGTCGGCGACGGTGTCCACCACCGCGGCCTCCGCCTACCCGGCGGCCGTCAAGCAGGACGGCGCGACGGACTACTGGCGCCTCGGTGACCGCACCGGCCTGGTGGGCACCGCGTCCATCGGCGAGCACGACCTCAAGGTCGACAGCTCCGAGACGCGCGGCACCGCCGGGGCCACTGCGGACGGCAACACGGCGATGACCTTCACGGGGGTCACCGAGATCCCGTTCACCACCCGCTTCGGGCCCAGCTACAAGTCGGTGGTCCCCGCGGCCACCACGTACACGCTCGACGGTCCGCAGACCTACACGACCGAGGCGTGGATCAACACGACCACGACCTCCGGCGGGAAGATCATCGGGTTCGGCAACTCGAACTCCGGTTACAGCTCCAACTACGACCGCCAGGTCTACATGACGAACGACGGTCGCCTGGTGGCCGGCGTCTACAACGGCGGCATCAACACGGCCGCCTCGACCAAGACCTACAACGACGGCCAGTGGCACCACGTCGTGTCGACCCTCGGCGCGAGCGGCCTGTCCCTCTACGTGGACGGGGTCAAGGTGGCGGTCAACAGCGCCGCCACGCAGGCCCAGCCCTTCAACGGCTACTGGCGCATCGGCGGGGACAACCTCAACTACTGGCCCGACCAGCCGACGAGCGCCGGCTTCGCCGGCGCCATCGACGACGTCGCGGTGTACCCGACGGCTCTGACCGGTGCGCAGGTGCGCGCCCACTACGCGGCCACCGGCCGCACCGCAGCCGTGACGCCGGCCCCGAGCGACGCCTACGGGAAGAGCGTGTACGGCTCGGACCCGCAGTTCTTCTGGCGCGGTGACGGCGTGACCGGCACGACCGTGGCCGACGCCGGTCCCAACGGTGTCACGGGCGTGGAGCACGGCGGAGTCTCCGCCGCTCCCGGCGTCCCCGGCATCGGGGGCAACGGCTTCGGCCTCAACGGCACCGATGCCTACCTCGTGGAGGCGCAGGGCCACGACCGCCCCCAGCAGTACTCGGCGGAGCTCTGGTTCTCCAGCACCTCCACCCGGGGCGGCAAGCTCATCGGGACCGGCAACGCGAACAACGACTACAGCTGGTCCAACGACCGCAACGTGACGCTCCAGGACGACGGCCGGCTCTCGGTCAACGTCTGGACCGGCCAGGAGAACCGCTACACCACGACCGCTGCCTACAACGACGGCACGTGGCACCACGTGGTCCTGACGCAGGGCTCCGCGGGCATCCGCCTCTACGTGGACGGCGCGGTGGTCATCTCCAACGCCCAGACGGGCAACGAGGCCGGGTACGGCTACTGGCGCGTCGGTGGCGACACCACGTGGGCCGGCACCAGCACCAGCCGCCACGTCGCGGCGACGATCGACCAGGTCGCCGTCTACGACCGTCCGCTCAGCGCCGACGAGGTGACGGCCCACTTCGCGGCTGCGGGCGGCAACGTCCCGCCCACCGCGGTCTTCACGCCCACCACCAACGGGCTCGCGCTCGGCGTGGACGCGTCGGCGTCGACGGACACCGACGGCATCGCCTCCTACCGGTGGACCTTCGGGGACGGCGCCACGGCCACGGGCGCCACGGCGCAGCACACCTACGCGAAGGCCGGCACCTACGCCGTGGCTCTGACGACCACCGACACCAAGGGCGCTACGACCACCGCCCAGCAGAGCGTCACGGTGCGCAGCACGTCGGACGCTCCCGCGGACGCCTACGGCGCCGCCGTCTACGCGGCCGGGCCGGACGCCTACTACCGCTTGGACGCCGCAGCCGGTGCCACCTCGGCCGCCGACTCCAGCGGGCTGGGCAACACCGGCGTCCTCCACGGCGGTGTCCGCACCGGGGCTCCCGGCGTCTCGTCCACGGTCGGCGCCGGCACCGGTGCCACCCTGGACGGCCAGGTGGGCACCACGATCGTCGACCCGCAGCGGCTCGACGGGCCGACCACGTACTCCCTCGAGATGTGGTTCAGCACCACCAGCACCCGCGGCGGCAAGCTCATCGGCTTCGGCGACGGTGACGGCACCGGGTACAGCGGGAACTACGACCGCCACGTCATCATGAACACCGACGGCACCCTCCACTTCGGGGTCTGGACCGGTCAGGAGAACCGCGTCGACACGTCCGCCGCGTACAACGACGGCAAGTGGCACCACGTGGTCGCCACCCAGGGGCCCGCGGGCATGGTCCTGTACGTCGACGGCACGTCCGTGGGCACCAACGGCCAGACCCGGGCCCAGGCCTACAGCGGCTACTGGAGGGTCGGCGGCGACAGCAGCTGGGGTCCCACCCAGAACGGCTTCCTGGACGGCTCCGTCGACGAGGTGGCGATCTACTCCACGGTCCTGCCCGCCAGCGCTGTGGCCGACCACTTCGCCAAGGGAGCGGCGCCCGCCAACCAGGCTCCGACGGCGGCGTTCACCGCGGCGGCGACGGGTCTGAGCGCGGCGTTCGACGCCTCGGCCTCCAAGGACGCTGACGGCTCGGTCGCCAGCTACGCCTGGGACTTCGGGGACGGGGCCAAGGGCACCGGGGCCACCGCGACCCACGCCTACGCGACGGCGGGGACGTACACGGCCACCCTGGTGGTGACCGACGACAAGGGTGCGACCGGCACGGCGACCCGGCAGGTGGTGGTCAGCGCTCCGGCGCCGGCCAACCAGGCCCCGACGGCGGCGTTCTCGGTGACGGCCGCGGACCTGTCCGCCTCGTTCGACGCGTCAGCCTCCGCCGACGCCGACGGAACCGTCGCCAGCTACGCCTGGGACTTCGGGGACGGCACCACGGGCACGGGGCGCACCGCCTCGCACACCTACGCGACCGCTGGCACCCGCACCGCCACCCTGGTGGTGACCGACGACAAGGGCGCCACCGCCACGGTGAGCCACCCGGTCTCGGTGACGGCCCCGGCGCCGGCCAACCAGGCCCCCACGGCCTCCTTCACCGCCACGGCCAAGGACCTGTCGGTGGCCCTGGACGCGTCGGCCTCGGCGGACTCCGACGGCGCGGTCGCCTCCTACGCCTGGGACTTCGGGGACCAGACCACTGGCACGGGGCGCACCGCGTCGCACACCTACGCCGCGGCTGGCACCTACCAGGTCAAGCTGACGGTGACGGACGACAAGGGCGCCGCCGGCTCCCTGACCCAGGAGGTCGTGGTCACCGCCCCCGTGGCGGCGAACAAGCCCCCGACGGCGTCCTTCACCAGCTCCGCCACCGGCCTCGCGGCCTCCCTGGACGCCTCGGCCTCGAGCGACCCGGACGGCGCGGTCGCCTCCTACGCCTGGGACTTCGGGGACCAGACCTCCGGCACCGGGCGCACCGCGTCGCACACGTACAAGGCCGCCGGCACCTACGCCGTCGTCCTCACGGTGACCGATGACAAGGGCGCGACCGCCTCCCTGACCCGCTCGGTGGTCGTGGCCCCCGCCACCCCGCCGACCGCGGCCCTGGCCGCGGACTCCTTCAGCCGCACCGTCTCCAGCGGCTGGGGGAGCGCGGACACCGGTGGCGCCTGGACGGCGCCGAGCGGCTCGAGCTCGGTGGACGGGTCCGCCGGACGCCTCGTCATGGGCAAGCCCGGCGTCACCACCGGCGCGTCGCTGGCCGGGGTGTCCTCCTCCGACACCGACCTGCTGGCGGTCGTCTCGCTGGACAAGGCGGCCACCGGCGGCGGGACCTACGTCTCGCTGGTGGGTCGCCGCACGACGGCCGGCGACTACCGGGCCAAGGTCAAGGTCGGCGCCGACGGCGCCGTCACCCTGAGCCTGACCCGCACCTCCGGCAGCACCGAGACCTCCCTGCGGGCGGTCGTGCTGAACGGCGTGACGATCGGCGCCGGCCAGAAGCTGGCGGTCCGGGTGCAGGTGGTCGGCACGGGCACCACCTCCCTGTCCGCCAAGGCCTGGGCGGCGGGCTCCGCTGAGCCCACCAGCTGGGCGGTCTCTGCCACCGACACCACGGCCGAGCTGCAGGGCGCCGGCTCGATCGGGGTCATCGGCTACCTGTCCGGCAGCGCGACCAACGCTCCGGTCAGCCTGCTGGTGGACGAGCTGAGCGCCACCACCACCGGCCGCCAGGCCGTCTGA